The following proteins come from a genomic window of Larimichthys crocea isolate SSNF chromosome III, L_crocea_2.0, whole genome shotgun sequence:
- the selenom gene encoding selenoprotein M, with product MWLIVLASLLQCASAYDVDLKKLDGLAKARVETCGGUQLNRLREVKAFVVQDIPLYHNLVMKHIPGADPELVLLNHYYEELDRIALSDMTRSEINELLEKLGFYKKAQAEDEVPEEFRFSPAKDSPFKDAPPYKSATSSLATENESNAGVKHTDL from the exons ATGTGGCTGATAGTGTTGGCCAGTTTACTTCAGTGCGCCTCGGCCTACGATGTGGATCTGAAGAAACTGGACGGGCTGGCAAAAGCGAGGGTGGAG ACATGCGGTGGATGACAGCTGAACAGGCTCAGAGAG gtcaaAGCCTTTGTGGTCCAGGACATTCCTCTTTA CCATAACCTGGTGATGAAGCATATTCCTGGGGCCGACCCTGAGCTTGTCCTCCTGAACCACTATTACGAAGAGCTGGAT CGGATCGCCCTGTCCGACATGACCCGCTCTGAGATCAACGAGCTGCTGGAGAAGCTTGGTTTCTACAAGAAGGCTCAAGCTGAGGATGAGGTGCCGGAGGAGTTTCGCTTCTCTCCTGCCAAAGACAGCCCGTTTAAAGACGCGCCGCCGTACAAATCTGCCACTTCCTCTCTTGCCACAGAGAATGAATCCAATGCAGGAGTCAAGCATACTGACCTATAA